CGTACGACATGCAACAGCCATCCCAACCGCTCCACCACTCACATTCAACGCAAGTCTTTGAAGTCAATGACGCCGCCTTTTCCAAAATGACCGCCTTTTCCTCGTTGATGTACTGCCAGCTTTGAGGTGGGCGGGTCACTCCGATTTCCGAGAGATGGACGGCACGGGGGAGTTTTACAGGATCTTGAAGCCTCCAAGCATAGCAAGGGAGGTAGTCGCGCAGGTGTTCGCCCGTTACGCAAAAGTCCTCTATAAAGTCATCAGGAATGCAGCGGAATGGCATGTGGCGCATGCGTACATAGGAGACCATCCGGCACTTGCCGATGATAGCCCTCGCCCCATCTTTTCCGGACTCGTAAAGCCAAAGCGTTACGGAGTCGCCTTTTTTGAGACGCGGTACGTTTTTCCGCAGTTCCCAAGATTTTTCCCCTGAAAGGATCTTCTCAGAATAGGGGAGCCTGACGGATAGAAGAATATGAATCATTGCTCGCCTCCTTCCGTATTTTCAGGACGGAATTTCGATCTAGTCATGTACGACGTAAATCCCGTTACTTCTCGAGTTCCATCTTTGTTTATCCGCATCCAAAAAGCGCCATTCCACATTACTTTTGTGATGCTTCCAAAGGGATTAATGTATTCCATGACTTTCCCTTTGTTTTCAAACATGTGAGCAAATGCTAAATCGGATGACCAATTAAAGTGATTAATTTTCATTGTTCGCCTCCCGTCTCAAAAACGATTTCAACATTGCCGTACGGGCATTCAATATCAAGGTCGTTGATAAAATTTTTGAAGAATAATGCCATGGGCTTTTTAGCCACAACCTTTGCATTGAATTCAGTCGCAACATATTCGTTGTATTCTTCTTTCGATAAAACATCGACGGAATCATATGCGTTAATGTCATTCTTGGATTTAACAAGCCTCCGCGTTTGCGTTTTCCGTCCGGCAAGGATAGCTCGTACCATCGGAGCGGACATCAATATTGGACGTTCTTTAATCATTGGTCGCCTCCTTTCACTTCAAGCTCCCAAGGCCATGTACGCACAACCGAACTATTCAACCATACGTTACCGCCCTTAGTTTTGAAATGATCCCTCTCTTCGTTAATATCCGATACAGTTACAAGGTCTCCATTACAAAGCTCTAAAATGTCCCATATCTCAATACGCATGATCGGCGGGAACTTGGAAACAAGAGCTTCCCAAGCTAACCAATGAAGCCTTACACCCCAAAAGGTTGTAAACTCGCATTCCGGGCATCCATAGGCATACAATTCAGACTGAAACGGAGATTCAAACCGTTTCGGTTCTCCTCCACAAAGAGGGCATAAAGAATGTTTATTTTCCATAGCAATTATCAATCTGTTTCATTAATATGTTCCATTTTTCCCGAGCGTCGTATTCATCACCAGCGTCATCTGCCTTTAAAAAATGATTGAAACCCTCATCAATAGTAGAATCACAGTTGTAATAATTAAACGTCCTCCCGTCCTTCGAATATGCAATAAGCTCGGGAAGCTTCCCGCAAAAGCAGGGCTTTAATTCTTCTTCTGGCTTTTTGCGCTCAGTCCACTCACGGGATCCGTTGAAGCCAAAACCATCCACATAGATGTAATTTCCGTTGCTTCTGCGGAAACAATAGGCTCTTTTGCTGTCTTCACGAATCTTGATTATATCCCCTTTTACATCAACGGCTTCCTTCCACTCGCCGGTTTCGAGTTTAACGAGAGCCTCGGATAAGGTGCAAAACTCCGTTGGATTTTCCTGTTGCTTGAACGGGTCTCCGATGTTGTAGAGAATGCGGGTGATTTGGTCCATGTCAATTACTATAGATTCCACCATAAATTCCCCTAGTATTCTAACACATGGTTTTTGCTCGAATACATTTAGAATAATTGCTTTTTCAGTACGACTGTCATCGTATTTAATTGGTCTGTACTCAATAAGGTCCCACTGTTTAATTTGTTCTAGTCTCATCAGATTAATACTTTCTTCATTCAAAAAGGAACATTACGACTCTAGCAATCAAATAACCCAATACGGATAATACCGATAACATAAATAGACCAAATGCTAAAATACCAAATAAATCCTTTATTGAATTAATCATTTCTTCTTTTGATAGTCTCATTGCTTATTCTCCCATCTCAAAAACAATTTCCACCTTCCCGGCACGGTTCAAATCATGAACCCTGTCGATGCTCCCGACGCTCAGCCCTCTGTCATCAATACCCATAGCGGCACAAGCCCCATCAAGGTACGACTTTAGCCGAGCGAGCACATTATCAGCATCCGGGCACATCCCCTTGTAATACCATCTGACGGAGTACCGGGACGCCTCGAACTTACGCCCCTTCAGCACTTCCATCGTGTGTGCCCATGCCATTGTTTTGCAACGCCTCGTCAGTGCCGCCTTCCGTGCCCAGTGCGTTCGACCATTCGGTGAGAGATCGCGCGGAGTATGGGGTAGGCATACAAGCAACTGACTCATATGGCCTCCTTTCTGGTAAGGACTGGCATAATCCGGCTACGAATTTCCGAGTAGTAAATCGTGAACCGATCAAGAGCATCTGCCAGCTTATCAGTGTACGCATCCCACGGAACCAGCCTGATAAAAGGCGGGAACCCAGGGCAGTACGACATGAAATACCAGCACGGCAACCCCGTCACAACCATCGACCCATGAACCTGGGCCTTGTACTCATCCGGCACAACGCCATCCAGAATATACCGGGCATGATTCTTCGCGAGAGGGCACTTAATCTCAAGACCTCCCGCATACCTCCCGTCAAGCTTGACCAGGGCATCCGGCGAGCATCCGATCACAGGATTATCGTCTTTCGTCACAAAACCTACCTGCTCAACCACAAGCTCCATAGTCCGGGCAAACAGCTCCCTCGCTTCCGGTTCCAAAGCCTCCCCCCGGTCCGTATGGAAATTACCCTCCCATTGAACCTCATCCGGGCGAATGCACGAACAACAAAGCTCAATAGCAAGAGCCTCCCATTGTGAGGAATCTTTGCCAGTCTTCGGCGTCAGTAACCTTCCAAAATTACTCGCCGTCAACCGACCAGCGCGGGCGCGGAACCACTCCTCCGTTCTCTGCTCCATATTCGGCCAGATCTTCATTGTGCGCTTCCTCCCTTCTTCAGCTTGGCAAATGCTTCATTCACCGATGAGGCAAACTCATTCACCAGTTCAATATTTCCGGGATGCTTCAAGACTTCACGGGCTGCACGCAATCCACCGAACACAGAAACCACACGGGTGCAGAACCCTGCAAGCTCTTGTTCTTCTGTCTCCTGAACTGTTTTCTTTTTGGAAACAGTTCCTACAAAAGACACATTCGGCGGTGGTACAGGCAACGTCGGCAACGCAGGGGGTAAATCCCTCGCCGCCGCTTCCTCTCTCGCCGCCTTCTCGGCCTCGCGGGCAATCCTCGCCTCCTCCTCAAGACGCTTCTTTTCCTCCGCTGCCCGCTTGACCTCCAGACGACGCCTGAGCTCAACGCCCACAACATCAGCCCGCTTGATCTCCAACTCCTCGCGATCCATCACCATGTCTTCTCCGTACTCCGCCACAAACTCATCAATCACCTTCT
This is a stretch of genomic DNA from Akkermansia sp. N21116. It encodes these proteins:
- a CDS encoding lambda exonuclease family protein, with amino-acid sequence MKIWPNMEQRTEEWFRARAGRLTASNFGRLLTPKTGKDSSQWEALAIELCCSCIRPDEVQWEGNFHTDRGEALEPEARELFARTMELVVEQVGFVTKDDNPVIGCSPDALVKLDGRYAGGLEIKCPLAKNHARYILDGVVPDEYKAQVHGSMVVTGLPCWYFMSYCPGFPPFIRLVPWDAYTDKLADALDRFTIYYSEIRSRIMPVLTRKEAI